TCATTCTTGATGTCGAGACCCAGCAGGCTGAGCCGCTCGTACCTGGAAAGCCCGATGCTCGAATCCAGCTTGCCACATGGAGTCCCAAAAGCGACGCTGTATCCTATACACAGGACAACAATCTGTACATCAGACGCTTGGATGATAAGAAAAACGTCGTTCAGATCACCAAGGATGGCGGCCCAGAGTATTTCTACGGTATTCCTGACTGGGTGTACGAGGAAGAGGTCTTCAGCGGCCGCAGTGCTACTTGGTGGTCTGAGGATGGCAAATACCTGAGCTTTCTGCGAACTAATGAAACTGGCGTCCCCGAGTTTCCTGTCCAATTCTTCATCAAGCGACCCAGCGGCACGGATCCTGCAGAGGGCGAGGAAGCATATCCCGAGGTTGAGCAGATCAAGTACCCCAAGGCAGGCGCCCACAACCCAGTCGTGGATCTCTTGTTTTACGACATTACCAAAAAGGATGTCTTTTCTGTTGATATCGATGGTGCTTTCGCTGATGACGAtcgcatcatcaacaacctccTTTGGGCTGGTGACAAGGCCGTTGTCAAGCAGACCAACCGTGTTAGTGACATTCTCAAGGTCGTCCTGATCGATGTTACTTCTCGCAATGGAAAGACGGTGAACACTGTCGATGTTGATAAGATCGACGGCGGCTGGTTTGAGATTTCGCACAAGACAAAGTATATTCCCGCGGATCCTGACAACGGTCGTGATCATGATGGTTACGTTGACTCTTATCTTCATGAGGGCTACGAACACCTTGCTTATTTCACTCCTCTCGACAACCCGGAGCCTATCATGCTCACCAAGGGTGAATGGGAAATTGACGATGCCCCGTCTGCTATTGATCTGGCAAACAACTTGGTGTACTTTATTGCTGCCAAGGAGTCGTCTATCCAGCGTCACGTCTATTCTGTCAAGCTCGATGGTACCAATCTGGAAGCTCTGACCGATCCGGAAACTGAAGCTTACTACGATGCTTCATTCTCCAAGGGCGCCGGATTTGTTCTGCTGTCATACCGTGGACCCAAGGTTCCAAACCAGAAAGTTATCTCCACCCCTTCAAGTGTTCATGACTATGAGCATGTCATCGAAGACAACGCTGAACTTGCGGATCGCGCTAAACGCCACGAGCTTCCCGTAATGAAATATGGCACTCTCGATCTCGGCGACGGCGTTGTGGTCAACTACGTTGAACGTCGCCCTCCTCACttcgacaagaagaagaagtaccCTGTTCTGTTCCAGCAGTATTCTGGACCAGGCTCTCAGTCTGTAACCAAGAGATTTGCAGTGGATTTCCAAGCCTACGTCGCTTCTGCTCTGGGCTACCTTGTCGTCACCGTCGACCCTCGAGGCACAGGCTTCCTTGGTCGCAAGCACCGCGTGGTAGTCCGCTCTCAGCTCGGTGTTCTTGAGTCGCAGGACCACATCGCCGCCGCCCAATCCTTCGCTTCCCGTCCATATGTCGATGCTGAGCGCCTCGCCATCTGGGGTTGGTCCTACGGTGGTTTCACCACTCTCAAGACGCTTgagcaagacgctggccgcACTTTTAGCTATGGTATGGCTGTCGCCCCTGTAACTGATTGGCGCTTCTACGACAGCATCTACACAGAGCGTTACATGCGCACACCCCAGGAGAACGCTGATGGCTACGACATGTCCATGATTGCCAACGCTACAGCCCTCGGCGGTAACAAGCGCTTCCTTGTTATGCACGGTGTTTCTGATGACAACGTTCACTTCCAGAACTCGCTTACGCTGCTTGACTCGCTTGATTTGGCAGGTGTTGAGAACTACGATGTTCATGTTTTCCCAGACAGCGACCACAGCATTTACTTCCATAACGGAAACCGCATTGTTTACGATAGTAAGTTGACCCACCTATAGCAACGATAGGGACAAAGACTAACTTGGCAAGAACTTCGAAACTGGCTCATCAATGCTTTCAACGGCGAGTGGCTCAAGATCTCTGATCCCAAGCCTCACAAGGATGGtgtcgagaaggagaagcgtCAGCTCCCTGCGgatttttaagttttttattaagatcATTATTACGGAGATCGGTCTACGTATTACAGTTTTAGCATTGCATTGATTTATATAAGAGTATTATCTTGGTTTCTGTACGGATCGACAGTAGTATCATGGGAAGAGAGGCATTTTCAACggtaaagatatattatactgGCTACCAAGTAAAGGTTATACAGAAAGGCAATATACAATCATCTCTCATAAGTTAGTCGTCCAGACTTAAAAGTGAAAGAGACGGCTCGATCTCTTCTTAGCAGCCTTCTCGGCGGCTCTCTTTCTGCGACCAAACTTCTTGACGCGCTTGGCATCACGGGCATGAAGCATGACAGCGCTGGAGTCACGCTTGTCGTTGGAATGTGCAGACTCGAGGTTATCACACTTGGGTCGCGTCAGTCTGTTGCGGAACTCATCAACAGCCCAGATCAAGACACCGTTTGTCCAGCCAAAGCCCTCGACGACTTCATATTCGCCACCACCTCCAGCGACATTGGTAGCGTTATCGGCGTACTTCTCAAACATGatgccttcttcctcatcggaTGTGCTTTGGAGCTTGGGGGTTTCCGAAGTCGAGCCACCAGTTGCGTACCAGGTACAGAAAGTCGAGTCGAGGTATCGTTGTCCAAGACGAAGAGCCAGTCTACGGACCTCGATGAAGGAAGGATCCAAAATGCCAAAGGTTGGGGGAACTCTCTCGAGTCCAGCCATGAGGATGTGCATCAGAGGAGGCCAGACATTAGGCTGATCCCATTGCTGACCAGTCTCGACGTTGCTCGCAGGGATACCACCCTCGCGGTTATCAAGGTAGTATTCAACTCGCTTGTATGCATTGTAAACGGCATAGGGGTTGTTCTTGAGGTAGTCAGGAGCGGCACCAAGCCAGAAGGGGTAGAACTGAGTAGGGCTGAAGAAGACCTGCTGCCCCTTAGGGGCGTCCTCTGTATCCACAACGGTTGTGTTCTCATCCACAGGGAAGTAGATTTGCTGCGCTTTTGAAGTCAGGTTGTAGTCGAAATAGCTCCAAAGAGTCTCGTTCCACAGAAAACCGTGCATAGCATAGCTTCGGTTAGCAGCAACCTCGCGCCACTGCTCACTGGCACTGTTGTTTCCGGTCTGCTCGTAAAAGTCGGCGATGGCAATCTCGTTACCGTACAGAATGGAGTTGAGATCGACAGGGATGATGTTCCTGGTGTTGAGGTACCGAAGTGGGAAGTAGTTGTCACGAATAGCATCCTCTGGACGAGCAATCCACTTTACTGTGTAGTCGAGACCACTCTCGGCGCCACTAGCGAGGTTTCCGTAGAGGGCCTCCTTTTGCTTGAAGCTGAGCTCTTCACCGCCTTCATAGACTTCACCGGACTCTGGTGAGTAGTAAGACTCGTTGTTTGCGGTGATGTAGTCCTCGCGGTACGACTCAGGTCGTGGTCTGGTGTTGGAAACGTTGTATCTGGGGAGTGTGTCAGTGGTATTGCTTAAGAAAGACGCGATGTGCTTACGTGTTGAGATAGTAGGTCTCGTTGTTGATATAGACCGGGACTGAGCGGTTGTTCATAAAGAACTCGTGCTCCTGTACCAGCAAAGGCAGAGCTCGCTCAAGGATATCAGTGTCGTTTGTGTACTCGACGTAGGCCTTGATCATCTGCGATAGCAGAGGAGGCTGGGAACGGTTAAGATAGTAAATTCGAGCTCCATTGGGTACGAAACCGTACTCCTCAATAAAGTCGAGGAAGTTTTCGATTGTGTTCTTGGCGATCTCAATGAAAGAGCCACCAGTTCGGAGAAGACCCAGAATGATCCAGTAAGAGTCCCAGTAGTAGGGCTCACGGAATCGACCACCTGCAACGACGAAAGATCGGTTGACGGGAATGAAGCTGTTGGGGCAATCCGAACAGTTTTTGGCGTCTTGGTCATATCGACGGGTCAAATCAGGCCAAATGTCAATAACCTTTTCAGTGAATTCTCTGATTACAGTGTCGTTAATGTTGTCGAGGAATGTAGGGTCAGTATCGAGATCATCTCTGGAAACCTCTTCCAGCTCATTGCCAGCATCGTCAAAGTTTTCATCGAGAAATTCAGCGAGGGCAGAATTGTTGCGAAGAGGCTTCTCGAGTTTGTCAAAAGCTTCCTGGATGTCACTTAGAGGGCGAATGGCTGGCCTATGATGACGAGTGTTAGTGTCATGTCATGAGAGCGATTGATTGGGCATTACTTACATATCGACAAAGGTCTTGGAGTCGCTAAAAGGTCGAGCGAGTTCGACCTGCTCTAGGATTTCTCCATGACAATAAATTGGTGAGTCGCAAGGTGCAACGACAGTACCATTGACATAGAGAGCTGATGCAGTTGTCGCAGTAGCAACTAAAGCTGCAGCGATATGTCGTGGAGACGGCATGATTGAAGAGAGATGACCCAGTTGCCAATTGAGTATTAATTGATATTAAGGATGCGGcacagaaaagaaaagagggaaaccaaagtaaatatatacgAGTTTCTATGGGGAGTAGGCCAAGCAAAGATGATCATGACATTGTCTCTAAACAGGATTTAGCTACCTTGAGCTACCCTTGTCATGGGATGGGGTGCAGTGTAAGCCAAGAAGGGAAGAGCTGAAAGAGTTGGAGTTGAGCCTGACGATCATTTCCTCCTGCCGTGTATCTCTACCTAGTAAGTAAGTAGGCaacctttttattttatttgtTTTATTAGCGTGAGTGATTTTGTGTTGGCCAAGAGCATTGATGAACTTTCATCATGACGATACTTGACAACTGTATATACATGGACTCGACCATGACGATTTGCTCTCAGTAACAAAGTAACTAAAAATGAACAGTCATACTACTCATCAGACTCTTTCTACCATCATGAGATATCCAATCGAATAGGTTTGTAATACAAATCAGCCCATGACAACTGTGACGTTGTATCGTTCAGTTATAAACATCAACACACCCCGGACGCCACATgaaaaaagacaaacaaaCGTGGAGAAACGCTCATAATAATCCCTGTTTCtgtcttttcctttcccCGCACTTTTTGCTTGGCTCTTCCCACACTTAAACTAGACGTTTCTTGCAGTGAAGCCGTCAATTTGACCGATTGGTTGGTGACGTCAAGAAAACAAGACGAGACGCGCAATTCAAAAAGAGAAACGTCTTTTTTTTgcctttattttccttagaGTGCGGAATTAAACTCTTTGTGAACGTGTCAGCGGCGTCCTGGGCATTTGAATCGGTCTTGGCTCTCGTTTTTTCTTGAGTTTCTGAGTCAACGGTAGAACATACCAAGACGTTAATTGACTTTCTCTGACATATTCAAACTTCAAAGTGAATTTATGCTAGTGGAAGCTTCTGCTCTATACATAGGAGGGTATCAGCGAGTCCGTTACAACAACTCATCGGCAACTCTGGTGAATTCATTATGTAACCACCTGCCTGAATCACTTAGTTCTCTTCTACTCTGAGGCTGTAGATTAAACTAATACGCGGTGCAACTCcacgcaaagacgatgatcATAACCCTGGTCCTAGCTCTGATCATGACAACGGCCCGATGTCTCGCAACTCACTCAAACTTAAATCCAAGGCCAAAGTACTTTGTTATTTACAATTACGTGAGTAGTTCAAGTACTCTCACCGACTCTCATTCTCAAGACGTAAGCAGTAACCTCAACGGAACAAGTGCAATAGCATAATATAACAACAATCTATTCTATTTTACTAAACCCCATCATCTATTGAGGCACATATACACTTCCCTTTCCAATCTTTTGCTCAACACTCGAGTCTTGGCTCTCTCCAAGGACCTTTTCAAAAACAACCTTTAGTCGTCGCAAGACCTCATCCCCATTCTGTGCGACCTGGTAATGTGTCACCAACCTATTACACATGAACTTGAGCCCAGCTTCAGCTCCAATCTCAATGAACCGCTTCTCGCTGCACCCTGCAGCCTTGAGATCCAACCACACCATGTTGGTCTCGGTCGGCTCATCAATCTTACCGCCCATGCTGGTCCAGAGGTCGTCAACCTTGCGGGCCATTTCGTGAGAGGCTTTAAGGGGTCCGTCTTGACCGTTGGGTGATTTACCAAAGGTTTGCTCCACGGCAATGCGACCTGCGGAGGTGAGGACGCCGGATTGCCGAAGACCGCCTCCAATGGACTTGCGAACCCAGCGAGCGTGCTTCAGTGTAGCCTTCGGGCCCACGATCACACTTCCTGCAGGGGCACCGAGACCTTTGGAAAGACACAGGCTGATAGTGTCAAAGTAAGAACAGTATTCGGTCAGAGATCCAGCTCCGGATACCACAGCTTCCCATAACCGTGCGCCATCCAAGTGAAGTTTGATATCGTGCTCTCTAGCAAACTCGGAGATACGCTTCACTTCACTCAGGGGCATGACCATACCGTGAAGTGTGTTTTCAAGGCTAATCACTCGCGTGGGGCAGCCGTGAACATCATCGTCCAGGGTCACATTCTCCTGGATTTCCTCTAGCGTCATATATCTCCCATTCTTAGGGACAACAGTTTGAATCTGAGCTCCTGTAAGGTTTGAGGTGCTGCATTGTTATTAGTCAAGACAGCTCAATGACGCTACATACGTGAGTACTCACCCACCAGCTTCAGCGGTGAATATGTGGGCACGATAGTCGCAGAGTACGGAGTAAGGTGGCTGTGTAAGAAGAGATCTTAGGGCGAGTTGGTTACCCATCGTGCCCGAAAGAACGAAAAGACCAGCTTCTTTGCCTGTACGCTCTGCTACATAAGCTTCAAGGTCATTGGTGGCAGGGTCTTCTTGGAAGACATCGTCCAGCAACGAGCATGTCGAGACAGCCTCGAGCATGGCTGGCGTGGGGGTTGTCACAACATCGCCTAGACAGATAAGAGAGTCAGAGGTTCAGATCTCAACGCATATAAGTAATTGACATACTTCGAAGATCAAGAGCAGCTGGTCCCTTGGCACCGAGCCAAGCATTGTGAGGTTTCTCAGAGATAGCGTCTCCCATTTTGATAGCAGAAGAGGTGAAAGGACGTTGCAAAGGGATAACTGAATGAGTCTGGACAGATAAACGAAAGGTTGATACAGGACGAGAACTAATAAAGGACAGGTTTCGGAATGCGACAAGTCGGGATGATCGACTCATTATGATTAAGATAGAAGAGAGCAATCAATTCGGTCAATTCGGAGGGTTCAAAGTATCTCCACAGTCCGGACAGGACGAATAATGTCACTTTCAGGGCGCGCAACCTCCACAAAATGTACTCAACGTTAACGGCCAAACGTGAGGGGAAAGTGGGAAAGGAAACTCGAATCGGAGCATTTGACCGTTTGACAGGTACCGAGGCCGATTTCGCCCCGTCTCGGCTCCGGATAGCGATAAGTTAGTTATGGAGCTTCTCCCCGCAAATCAAACTTCAGAGTTGAACGTCATTATTCCCGGTTTATATGCCTGCATTATATATGAATGAGCCTTAACAAGTCTTCTTCATTATTAGTCTtcgattataaatatttgtAATGGCTATATTTAAACTTGGTGCCGTCTGGCTTGGAGATTAGCGTGGCCTGGTGTTGATATACGAGAAGTCATAATCCTCGAGTACTacgctttataaagtaagtaGGATTACCGGGTCACTGCAACATCACATGAAACAGACTCGTTTAAAGGACGATAATCCTAATCTTCATCAGTGCTTGTCTACTGTCACTTACTGGGACTGTCGGCCGATCGGCACTGCCAAGCATCCAGTCAGCCAATAATGGATGGCTGCTGGCATGGCACTGCATAAACGTTTGCGTGTAACTACCAGGCCATCATCTCCATCTGATGCTGTAGAGAATATCCTCGACCTTGCTAGCGGGCGATCTATGAGTCCTTCTAGGGATATGGTGCCGTGTTTCCCGATATCGTGGCTCCTTTACTGTTGGGTATCGAATGCATAGATACTAACCAAGTGTGAGTTGTCACATACCGATACTCTTTTACCACTTTTCTCTTTCGGTTGAATTTACTTCCAGGGCCCATCATGGCCTCTCTCGCCCCTTCTCGACCGTTTGTTCTGTTGTTTGCACTGgtttgcgcagtagtgcttcTCTCCAGACAGCCACACTTCGACTGCTCACACACACATCGCATTACTGATGCAGATATCAGGGTGACCCAAACACTCCCAAGGCTCGACTTCTCGAAATCGCATCAAGAGTTCTATGCTTCGGAAGCTGCTCGATCGTTATGCGCCGCACACGGTTACTCCATCTTCAAGCCCAAGGCGGATGCTTTCAACAGCCGTCGCAAGATATACGACCTCTTCATGGTCAACACTGAGCTGGACTTTCTTGAGATCCGACTAAAGACCTTGTATGATTATGTCGACTATTTTGTCATTGTCGAGGCACCCCTTACATTTCAGGGAGGCCCAAAGAATCTTGCTATTCGCGATAACTGGAAGCGATTCGAAGTATATCATGACAAGATGATATACCACCAGCTCGAATACCCAAAGAATTTCAAGCCTTTGCGTCACTGGGATCGTGAAGACTTGCAACGAAACGCCATGTTCGAACAAGTCTTCCCAAGACTTACTGGCAAGCAAACCCCTGCCCAGGGCGACGTCATTCTGGTCGccgatgttgatgaggttCCTCGTCCAGCAACAATGCTAGTCCTTCGCACATGCAACTTTCCACGTCGTCTCACCCTGTCCTCCAAATTCTACTACTACTCCTTTCAGTTCCTCCACGACGGGCCCGAATGGCCATTCCCACAAGCGACCTACTACCAAGGCATGCGCAAGACAATACTGCCTGGTAATTTGCGGACTGGTGATGCAGGCATTCCCCTATTGCGCGATTTGGAAAAGGGCGTTTTATCGAATGCGGGTTGGCATTGCAGTTCTTGCTTTGCGACAGTGGATCAATTTTTGAACAAGATGTCCAGTTTTTCACATGCGTGGATGAACCGCGAATCTTTCCGCGATAGAGATCGCATTGCCAGTGCCGTACGCCAAGGTGTTGACTTATGGGGTCGCAAAATCGACACTTTTACACGGGTCGATGACAATATTGACCTGCCCAAATGCTTGCTCGAGGACCGGGAGCAATTTCGATATATGGTAGATCGAGATGGCGAGACAGCTGGATTCACGGACTACCCATGAGGATATCAGTGCCTTGCCAGCAGGATAACGGTGGGTGTATCGAGATGGAGAGACTCGTAATACGTTGTGGTTCTTTCCGTTTTACCTAAATATAGAATCAAAATACCCAGATAGTCACAAATTGTCTCATCCTTTGTAGGCATCCAAACTGAAATGATTCCAGCCTCTGGTCATATAAAGAACCGGTTGTGAATCTCCTGTAAAGAAACGTCTAGTTCTCGAGAATAATAAGCAGTTAGTACGTAGAAATTGAGTTGATAAGGAATGGTGCCCAGAGAATAGACTACGCTCAACCTGAAACTGAAATGGAAGGAGTCCTCTGAACTAGAACGTTGGAAAATGGAAGGAAGGAATGTGTCAAAACAAGTGGTCCTCTGACGGCAACAACCTTCTCCCTCCTTACTTCCTTGCCTAAGCTCTTTCCTAACTAACGTCAAGTCAGGCACCCATATCGAAGAATCCACCTTTGGGTGGTCACTTCTCTCCTCCACTAACTTGTTTTTTTAAGCAGCATCAATTCATTTACTCAGCTCAGCTTTTATTCGGCCGGCGATCCATTGAATCACATCACGTTCGCCAGCTGATCCTTCTCGTATCCACGGTCACTTTTCAAGCAAATGTTCCAGCTCGGACTGGTCAGTCGTCCAGTCACGATAGCTTCAGGGCTAACTTCTAACGAGGATCTCCACGAATGAGCCGCCAGCGTCAACCGCATCAGCGGTTCCAAAGTCATCCGGAACTTGAGCCGTGTGAGGGAGGTCCATTTGCAGAAAAGCCATTGTCTAGCGCAAGACCTTCGATTCGCTCACAGTTATCAAAGACGCTCCAATGAAAAGGCCGAATCCACCTTTCCCAAAACCTCGAATTCCAGTTCATTTCCTTCTAGAGAAATAATAATGTCAACCCTTTCCACACGAcatcttctttcttgttCCATTCTTACTGTTACATTATGGTCAAGACCAAACACGCTTTCATTGATTCACTTCAATGCTCATAATCCTTTGCGACGTCCTCGAACCATTATACCACTCCGTCTCCACCCCCGTACCGACAACCCTCCGCTCCGCCTCCGTTCACCGCCGCCCGTCTGATCGGAGCTCCCGAAGGGCTGTTCACGAAGCACCGGGCACAACATGATCTCATTGCATTTGTTCAACTCGCCTAAAGCACACAAGTTGCTTGAAACTTGAACATTCTCAATGCTGATCTCTGTTCGCAATCTGCGGTCCAGACCCCTGTGGAATTCATCGATGCGATGCTAATTGGCTCGTCGACATCTTCTTATACAGTATAATCTGCAGCATGCAAAAGCATTCCCGACTTACAGTACTCGATCTGGGAAACCAGGGCCCTGTTAGTGACAACTGACGCCAGCAGGACCCTAAGGCGGCAAGCGACCATCTAGGAAAGGGACCCGTTCATCGGAAGCACTTGGCCGTTCAAGAAAACGACAGCACCCAGTCAGAGGCACCCACGATATCCTCCCCTGCTGCACCTCAGATCCTCACCAGTTCGTTTGCTCAGCCCGGGGGTGGGTGCGGACGGAAAGGCGATGGATGCGTGATGCGAGGCGGGATTGACAGGGCAAGGGAGCCACTGCAAACTGGCGTGCGGCGCTTGTCAACTGCAGCGATGAGTTGGCCAACGCATCAAGTGGTCCGTGTGTAGCCTCCCAGAGTTTCCCTCGACAGGCCCCTCTCTCACATATCCTCCcactttctttttaatttgaACGGCAAATTTTATTCATTCTTTTCAATTCTCACTTTTATACTCATCCCTGATTCTCTTTGCTTTCACTCGTCTTTTTTCCAGACTAAAAGGACTTACGGTTGCCAAGTATGGGTGTTGATAAGTATCCGCACCCCGGCATCACCTGGACATCCGCGCTTCACATTGACAACTCACCCCATGTCATCTGGGACAAGCCATTTTTACAATTCGATCTGTTTAAAGTTGCCCGAGTCCGCTACTCTAGTATTGAAGCTTGTTCCTACTTTAA
This Fusarium poae strain DAOMC 252244 chromosome 3, whole genome shotgun sequence DNA region includes the following protein-coding sequences:
- a CDS encoding hypothetical protein (MEROPS:MER0000405~TransMembrane:1 (i87-108o)~BUSCO:3918at5125) → MALDMSTSERRYSDDSDDSISTASTTSFVFERIQEKTEMDAGKDNNDPRALDDDDPLKEEDDLETGPFLGPGATLHRQPMDNKLRRILIIASTVFVTLWLAGLGIFLYKGSYHHESDTEHDPDAATRGSGKTVTMDQLFDGSWQAKSHSISWIAGPEGEDGLLLEVGASEKPYIVVEDIRKDKENRAPIDTEVKASKSRTLMKDNFFVHDGNQYSPDWSEPSPDLKKVLLGVNKKKNWRHSFSAIYFILDVETQQAEPLVPGKPDARIQLATWSPKSDAVSYTQDNNLYIRRLDDKKNVVQITKDGGPEYFYGIPDWVYEEEVFSGRSATWWSEDGKYLSFLRTNETGVPEFPVQFFIKRPSGTDPAEGEEAYPEVEQIKYPKAGAHNPVVDLLFYDITKKDVFSVDIDGAFADDDRIINNLLWAGDKAVVKQTNRVSDILKVVLIDVTSRNGKTVNTVDVDKIDGGWFEISHKTKYIPADPDNGRDHDGYVDSYLHEGYEHLAYFTPLDNPEPIMLTKGEWEIDDAPSAIDLANNLVYFIAAKESSIQRHVYSVKLDGTNLEALTDPETEAYYDASFSKGAGFVLLSYRGPKVPNQKVISTPSSVHDYEHVIEDNAELADRAKRHELPVMKYGTLDLGDGVVVNYVERRPPHFDKKKKYPVLFQQYSGPGSQSVTKRFAVDFQAYVASALGYLVVTVDPRGTGFLGRKHRVVVRSQLGVLESQDHIAAAQSFASRPYVDAERLAIWGWSYGGFTTLKTLEQDAGRTFSYGMAVAPVTDWRFYDSIYTERYMRTPQENADGYDMSMIANATALGGNKRFLVMHGVSDDNVHFQNSLTLLDSLDLAGVENYDVHVFPDSDHSIYFHNGNRIVYDKLRNWLINAFNGEWLKISDPKPHKDGVEKEKRQLPADF
- a CDS encoding hypothetical protein (SECRETED:SignalP(1-20)~BUSCO:13067at5125~CAZy:GH37); its protein translation is MPSPRHIAAALVATATTASALYVNGTVVAPCDSPIYCHGEILEQVELARPFSDSKTFVDMPAIRPLSDIQEAFDKLEKPLRNNSALAEFLDENFDDAGNELEEVSRDDLDTDPTFLDNINDTVIREFTEKVIDIWPDLTRRYDQDAKNCSDCPNSFIPVNRSFVVAGGRFREPYYWDSYWIILGLLRTGGSFIEIAKNTIENFLDFIEEYGFVPNGARIYYLNRSQPPLLSQMIKAYVEYTNDTDILERALPLLVQEHEFFMNNRSVPVYINNETYYLNTYNVSNTRPRPESYREDYITANNESYYSPESGEVYEGGEELSFKQKEALYGNLASGAESGLDYTVKWIARPEDAIRDNYFPLRYLNTRNIIPVDLNSILYGNEIAIADFYEQTGNNSASEQWREVAANRSYAMHGFLWNETLWSYFDYNLTSKAQQIYFPVDENTTVVDTEDAPKGQQVFFSPTQFYPFWLGAAPDYLKNNPYAVYNAYKRVEYYLDNREGGIPASNVETGQQWDQPNVWPPLMHILMAGLERVPPTFGILDPSFIEVRRLALRLGQRYLDSTFCTWYATGGSTSETPKLQSTSDEEEGIMFEKYADNATNVAGGGGEYEVVEGFGWTNGVLIWAVDEFRNRLTRPKCDNLESAHSNDKRDSSAVMLHARDAKRVKKFGRRKRAAEKAAKKRSSRLFHF
- a CDS encoding hypothetical protein (BUSCO:25464at5125), translating into MGDAISEKPHNAWLGAKGPAALDLRSDVVTTPTPAMLEAVSTCSLLDDVFQEDPATNDLEAYVAERTGKEAGLFVLSGTMGNQLALRSLLTQPPYSVLCDYRAHIFTAEAGGTSNLTGAQIQTVVPKNGRYMTLEEIQENVTLDDDVHGCPTRVISLENTLHGMVMPLSEVKRISEFAREHDIKLHLDGARLWEAVVSGAGSLTEYCSYFDTISLCLSKGLGAPAGSVIVGPKATLKHARWVRKSIGGGLRQSGVLTSAGRIAVEQTFGKSPNGQDGPLKASHEMARKVDDLWTSMGGKIDEPTETNMVWLDLKAAGCSEKRFIEIGAEAGLKFMCNRLVTHYQVAQNGDEVLRRLKVVFEKVLGESQDSSVEQKIGKGSVYVPQ
- a CDS encoding hypothetical protein (SECRETED:SignalP(1-24)~CAZy:GT17), whose product is MASLAPSRPFVLLFALVCAVVLLSRQPHFDCSHTHRITDADIRVTQTLPRLDFSKSHQEFYASEAARSLCAAHGYSIFKPKADAFNSRRKIYDLFMVNTELDFLEIRLKTLYDYVDYFVIVEAPLTFQGGPKNLAIRDNWKRFEVYHDKMIYHQLEYPKNFKPLRHWDREDLQRNAMFEQVFPRLTGKQTPAQGDVILVADVDEVPRPATMLVLRTCNFPRRLTLSSKFYYYSFQFLHDGPEWPFPQATYYQGMRKTILPGNLRTGDAGIPLLRDLEKGVLSNAGWHCSSCFATVDQFLNKMSSFSHAWMNRESFRDRDRIASAVRQGVDLWGRKIDTFTRVDDNIDLPKCLLEDREQFRYMVDRDGETAGFTDYP